The following coding sequences are from one Novosphingobium sp. KACC 22771 window:
- a CDS encoding MlaA family lipoprotein translates to MIVMPLSTLLLASVSSVPAAAPASLGASLLARANDAPHIAALPLEGEPQQAAPSAPEAAAAEAQNAPANANPAPANPAPADPAPADAATPAMAPADTAPVDTAPVDTAPASESFVLRDPWQKRNRSLFAFDLFFESKMLAPVAHGYRAVTPQFFRAGINNAILNLDEPSTAINQVVQLKIGRALKTTVRFAINSTIGIAGLFDVASAGGLRRRPADFGQTLGRYGAKPGPYVMLPFLGPSNLRDGFGRLVDTFTDPVGFVIGGVFTSPGGAARYAMAGINWREKNDGTMAAIYGASDPYAFTRSAYSQQRAAVVQDATGKAAALPDF, encoded by the coding sequence ATGATCGTGATGCCCCTGTCTACCCTGCTGCTGGCCAGCGTTTCCTCTGTTCCGGCGGCGGCGCCAGCGTCGTTGGGCGCGTCGTTGCTGGCGCGGGCCAATGATGCGCCCCATATTGCCGCCTTGCCGCTGGAGGGCGAGCCGCAGCAGGCCGCGCCCAGCGCCCCCGAAGCGGCCGCAGCCGAGGCGCAGAACGCCCCGGCCAATGCGAATCCGGCGCCTGCCAATCCGGCGCCTGCCGACCCTGCGCCCGCCGATGCCGCCACGCCCGCGATGGCGCCTGCCGATACTGCCCCTGTTGATACTGCCCCTGTTGATACTGCGCCTGCCAGCGAATCCTTCGTGCTGCGCGATCCCTGGCAAAAGCGCAACCGCAGCCTTTTCGCCTTCGATCTTTTCTTTGAAAGCAAGATGCTGGCCCCTGTCGCCCATGGCTATCGCGCGGTGACGCCGCAGTTTTTCCGCGCCGGGATCAACAATGCGATCCTCAATCTGGATGAACCGAGCACCGCGATCAATCAGGTGGTCCAGCTCAAGATCGGGCGGGCGCTGAAGACCACGGTGCGCTTTGCCATCAATTCCACCATCGGCATCGCGGGCCTGTTCGATGTCGCCTCGGCGGGCGGATTGCGGCGGCGTCCGGCCGATTTTGGCCAGACCTTGGGCCGTTACGGCGCCAAGCCGGGGCCTTATGTGATGCTGCCCTTTCTGGGCCCGTCGAATCTGCGCGATGGGTTTGGGCGGCTGGTCGATACGTTCACCGATCCGGTGGGCTTTGTGATCGGGGGCGTCTTTACCTCGCCGGGCGGCGCGGCGCGCTATGCGATGGCCGGGATCAACTGGCGCGAAAAGAATGACGGGACGATGGCGGCCATTTACGGGGCGTCCGATCCCTATGCCTTCACGCGCTCGGCCTACAGCCAGCAGCGTGCAGCCGTTGTTCAGGACGCCACGGGTAAGGCAGCTGCACTGCCGGATTTCTGA
- a CDS encoding penicillin acylase family protein — protein sequence MRWITGVLAWTALAMASPALAAPHKITITRDTWGIAHIRGETDADAVYGMVYAQAQDDFNRIEVNYLTNLGRMAEAEGEKAIWQDLRQRLFIDPARLKADYARSPAWLKAIMDAWAGGLNAYLADHPQVKPRVLTHFEPWMALSFTEGSIGGDIEGIPLTQLEGFYTHHKLAMTGEERGIIFREPQGSNGFAIAPSHSASGHALLYINPHTTFYFRSELQMTSAQGLNAYGAVTWGQPFIYQGFNQHAGWMHTSSGVDNVDEYAETIVETAKGKAYQYGAQTRPLIVRPVTLSYCRADGTMARRTFETYATHHGPITREEGGKWIATALMNRPVAALEQSFLRTKAHDLAGFLKIARLKANSSNDTLFADSKGHIAYLHPQFVPIRDQRFDWRAPVDGADPRTDWMGLHPLSELPQVIDPKNGWAYNTNNAPWSAAGADSPRKGAYPAYMDEVGANPRGPHAERVLAATPRFTLDGLIAAGHDTWLPAFDRLLPRLFAADAAAPSPARAEAIALLKGWDHRTSTASTAETLAIVWGENLWTKGAESAKAQRMTLWDWMDEQATNEQRLAALDEAMARLTKDFGDWRVPWGELNRYQRLTGAITQPYDDAQPSLPVAFTSSQWGALAVSSGPRVPGMKRYYGNRGNSFVAAVEFGPRVTARAISTGGASGDPTSPHFTDQAQRYLSGDLRPVWFYPADIKAHAESVKVLIRR from the coding sequence ATGCGGTGGATTACAGGCGTACTGGCATGGACGGCCCTGGCCATGGCGTCCCCCGCTCTGGCCGCGCCGCACAAGATCACGATTACCCGCGACACCTGGGGCATTGCCCATATCCGCGGCGAAACCGATGCCGATGCGGTCTATGGCATGGTCTATGCTCAGGCGCAGGATGACTTCAACCGCATCGAGGTCAATTACCTGACCAACCTTGGCCGCATGGCCGAGGCGGAAGGCGAAAAGGCGATCTGGCAGGATCTGCGGCAAAGATTGTTCATCGACCCAGCGCGGCTCAAGGCCGATTATGCGCGCAGCCCTGCCTGGCTCAAGGCCATCATGGACGCATGGGCGGGCGGGCTCAACGCCTATCTGGCCGATCACCCACAGGTCAAACCCCGCGTGCTGACCCATTTCGAACCGTGGATGGCCTTGTCCTTTACCGAGGGCAGCATTGGCGGCGACATCGAAGGCATTCCCCTCACCCAACTTGAAGGCTTCTACACCCATCACAAGCTGGCCATGACGGGCGAGGAACGCGGCATCATATTTCGCGAACCACAGGGGTCGAACGGCTTTGCCATCGCCCCGTCCCACAGCGCCAGCGGCCATGCGCTGCTCTATATCAACCCGCACACCACCTTCTATTTCCGTTCCGAACTCCAGATGACCAGCGCACAGGGCCTCAATGCCTATGGCGCGGTCACATGGGGTCAGCCCTTTATCTATCAGGGCTTTAATCAACATGCCGGATGGATGCACACCTCCAGCGGGGTGGACAATGTGGACGAATATGCCGAAACCATCGTCGAAACGGCCAAGGGCAAGGCATATCAATACGGCGCGCAGACCCGCCCGTTGATTGTCCGCCCCGTCACCCTTTCCTATTGCCGCGCGGACGGCACGATGGCCCGGCGCACCTTTGAAACCTATGCCACCCACCATGGCCCGATCACCCGCGAGGAAGGCGGCAAATGGATCGCCACCGCCCTGATGAACCGGCCCGTGGCCGCGCTGGAGCAAAGTTTCCTGCGCACCAAGGCGCATGATCTGGCCGGTTTCCTGAAAATCGCTCGGCTCAAGGCCAACAGTTCGAATGATACGCTGTTTGCCGACAGCAAAGGCCATATCGCCTATCTCCACCCGCAATTCGTGCCGATCCGCGATCAGCGGTTCGACTGGCGCGCGCCGGTCGATGGCGCTGATCCGCGCACCGACTGGATGGGGCTGCACCCGCTATCGGAATTGCCGCAGGTGATCGATCCGAAGAACGGCTGGGCCTATAACACCAACAATGCGCCATGGAGCGCGGCGGGGGCGGATTCGCCGCGCAAGGGCGCCTATCCGGCTTATATGGACGAGGTGGGCGCCAACCCGCGCGGGCCTCATGCCGAGCGCGTTCTGGCCGCCACGCCGCGCTTCACGCTTGATGGGCTGATTGCGGCGGGGCATGACACGTGGTTGCCCGCCTTTGATCGCCTGCTGCCGCGCCTGTTTGCCGCCGACGCCGCCGCGCCATCCCCGGCGCGGGCCGAGGCCATCGCCCTGCTCAAAGGCTGGGACCATCGCACATCGACCGCCTCGACCGCCGAAACGCTGGCGATTGTCTGGGGCGAAAACCTGTGGACCAAGGGGGCCGAGAGCGCCAAGGCGCAGCGCATGACCCTGTGGGACTGGATGGACGAACAGGCCACCAATGAGCAGCGCCTTGCCGCGCTGGACGAGGCGATGGCGCGTTTGACCAAGGACTTTGGCGACTGGCGCGTGCCATGGGGCGAACTCAACCGCTATCAACGGCTGACCGGGGCGATCACCCAGCCTTATGACGATGCGCAGCCCAGCCTGCCCGTGGCCTTCACCTCATCCCAGTGGGGCGCGCTGGCCGTGTCGAGCGGGCCGCGTGTGCCGGGGATGAAGCGCTATTACGGCAACCGGGGCAACAGCTTTGTCGCGGCGGTCGAATTCGGCCCGCGCGTCACCGCCCGCGCGATCAGCACCGGCGGCGCCAGCGGCGACCCGACATCCCCCCATTTCACCGATCAGGCGCAGCGCTATCTCTCCGGCGATCTGCGCCCGGTCTGGTTCTATCCCGCCGACATCAAGGCCCATGCCGAAAGCGTGAAAGTGCTGATTCGGCGCTAA
- a CDS encoding SDR family NAD(P)-dependent oxidoreductase, with protein sequence MNFAGRHIVITGASTGIGRASAERIAAGGGKPGLIARREGMLRELGAALNTGWAAADVGDKAQLIGALDALAAQNGPIDGLFLNAGTGGAFAPVSAYGDAMFDEVMRVNTTSLFWAIAHVLPGMIERRRGAILITGSLASARGMAGNVAYVASKHAAQGIARAVAMEAAPFGVRCNCLLPGFIETPMLADVPEAQRPAMAARVPQGRIGTADEAAAVAAFLLSDDASHVTAQSWAADGGILGTLSV encoded by the coding sequence ATGAATTTCGCAGGCCGTCATATCGTCATCACCGGGGCTAGCACCGGCATCGGTCGCGCCAGTGCCGAGCGCATCGCGGCGGGCGGCGGCAAGCCAGGCCTGATCGCGCGACGCGAAGGGATGCTGCGCGAACTGGGCGCGGCGCTGAATACGGGCTGGGCCGCCGCCGATGTGGGCGACAAGGCGCAGTTGATCGGCGCGCTTGATGCGCTGGCGGCGCAGAACGGCCCGATCGACGGGCTGTTTTTGAATGCGGGCACCGGCGGGGCCTTTGCGCCGGTTTCGGCCTATGGCGATGCGATGTTTGACGAGGTGATGCGGGTGAACACCACATCGCTGTTCTGGGCGATTGCCCATGTGTTGCCCGGCATGATCGAGCGGCGGCGAGGCGCGATCCTGATCACCGGGTCGCTGGCCTCGGCGCGGGGCATGGCGGGCAATGTCGCCTATGTGGCCAGCAAACATGCCGCCCAAGGCATCGCCCGCGCCGTGGCAATGGAGGCCGCGCCCTTTGGCGTGCGGTGCAATTGCCTGCTGCCCGGTTTCATCGAAACGCCGATGCTGGCCGATGTGCCCGAGGCGCAGCGCCCCGCCATGGCTGCCCGCGTGCCCCAGGGCCGGATCGGCACCGCCGATGAGGCGGCGGCGGTCGCCGCGTTCCTGCTGTCTGACGATGCCAGCCATGTCACCGCGCAGAGCTGGGCGGCGGATGGGGGCATCTTGGGAACGCTTTCGGTTTAG